One window of Magallana gigas chromosome 2, xbMagGiga1.1, whole genome shotgun sequence genomic DNA carries:
- the LOC105324023 gene encoding heat shock 70 kDa protein 12A has product MGTGKLPVQVSEFPSKYKWDIIVAFDIGTSYSGYAYSDKKEIETNTINLNEWTGNSTLDPKAKAPTTVLLNEDQTFDSFGYEAEERYAQRVEEKTHNKCYRFRNFKMKLYHEKNITEAFVLQDDRGKLSLPAMVIFVHTIKALKTHFENAAENRGVVFKPENVLYVFTVPAIWSESAKEFMRKAAIKADIAEYQIVLALEPEAAALYCKNLPDRMLTESFEPGTKYMVLDMGGGTIDIVVHKIMEDGTLAEVYKASGGDWGGTIVDAQFKDFVNELFKNKECFENLWELAPLDALDFEREFEAKKRQISSNTKGNIRLQLPARLMQFANTAIQKEHKQTLTLAHMHVQNDHFKSFFTTPKDKIIGILKNILVEIGTINFIILVGGFSGSKFLTDEIKNNPAFSSIKFISPNEPGTVVLKGAVLFGYNPRAVSARICRYTYGFSVLEDFDSKIHPQSKHIIVDEEEKCDDVFSVLVYKDELVKYEEERTHMTYSSHRNEDRKFVTLKDELFQAKNVVRGQLAFVTDEGFKAIGKVVSTPPENGWPDRVDHTTKIYFGQTSIRIECCDTANKEKIKASFELEYDRDKT; this is encoded by the exons ATGGGTACAGGAAAGCTTCCAGTTCAAGTATCGGAGTTTCCCTCGAAGtacaaatgggatataatagtAGCATTTGACATAGGAACGAGCTACTCAGGGTAtgcttacagtgacaaaaaggAAATTGAAACAAACACGATCAATCTCAATGAATGGACAGGGAATTCCACTCTAGACCCGAAGGCCAAGGCCCCTACAACTGTTCTGTTGAATGAAGATCAAACCTTCGACTCTTTCGGTTATGAGGCAGAAGAACGTTATGCTCAGAGGGTGGAGGAAAAAACTCACAATAAATGCTACAGATTTCGaaactttaaaatgaaactatATCATGAAAAG AATATTACAGAAGCATTTGTATTACAAGACGATCGAGGAAAACTATCACTTCCTGCCATGGTGATATTTGTACACACGATAAAGGCGCTAAAGACTCATTTTGAAAATGCGGCCGAAAACCGAGGAGTGGTATTCAAACCTGAAAATGTACTTTATGTGTTTACAGTTCCTGCAATCTGGTCGGAATCCGCCAAAGAGTTTATGAGAAAGGCAGCAATCAAG GCAGACATTGCAGAGTACCAGATTGTCCTTGCGCTAGAACCAGAAGCGGCAGCCCTTTATTGTAAGAACCTGCCGGACCGAATGCTGACAGAGTCGTTCGAACCAGGAACAAAGTACATGGTCCTGGATATGGGAG GAGGTACTATCGACATAGTTGTTCATAAGATCATGGAAGATGGCACGTTGGCAGAGGTCTATAAAGCCAGCGGTGGCGATTGGGGTGGGACCATTGTGGATGCCCAATTCAAGGATTTTGTCAATGAACTTTTCAAAAACAAggaatgttttgaaaatttgtggGAGTTGGCTCCTTTAGATGCTTTAGATTTTGAGAGAGAATTCGAGGCAAAGAAAAGACAAATCAGCAGTAATACGAAGGGGAACATTCGGCTTCAACTACCTGCGCGGTTAATGCAGTTTGCAAACACTGCGATTCAAAAGGAACATAAGCAAACACTTACATTAGCACACATGCATGTTCAAAATGATCATTTCAAGAGTTTTTTTACCACTCCAAAAGATAAAATTATTGGTATTCTCAAAAACATTTTGGTTGAAATAGGGACAATCAATTTCATCATCTTGGTCGGGGGATTTTCAGGCTCTAAGTTTTTGACAGACGAGATAAAAAACAACCCTGCTTTCTCTTCGATTAAATTCATCTCTCCCAACGAACCTGGCACGGTGGTCCTGAAAGGAGCCGTTTTATTTGGATACAATCCTCGTGCAGTCTCTGCAAGAATTTGTAGATATACATACGGTTTTAGCGTTTTAGAGGATTTTGATAGCAAGATACACCCTCAAAGCAAACATATTATCGTCGACGAGGAAGAGAAATGCGATGACGTTTTCAGCGTTTTGGTGTATAAAGATGAGTTAGTAAAGTACGAAGAAGAGAGAACTCATATGACATATTCAAGTCATCGTAATGAGGATAGAAAATTTGTTACGTTAAAGGATGAGCTCTTTCAAGCAAAGAACGTAGTAAGGGGTCAGTTGGCTTTTGTAACAGATGAAGGTTTCAAAGCTATTGGAAAAGTTGTTAGTACGCCTCCTGAAAATGGTTGGCCGGACAGGGTAGATcatacaacaaaaatatacttTGGACAGACTAGCATCCGGATAGAATGTTGTGATACGGCGaataaagaaaagataaaagcATCGTTTGAGTTAGAATATGACAGAGATAAAACATAA
- the LOC136272619 gene encoding heat shock 70 kDa protein 12A-like, producing the protein MADQEKLPVYVSEHISDNYNWDIVVAFDIGTSYSGYAYSDRKQIKENKINLNEWIGNFSHDKTAKAPSIVLLNEDRSFNSFGYEAEANYAKMVQDKTHHKCYRFCNFKMRLYHEKSINETFEIQEDGGKRKIPAIDIFAHIIRVLKGHFQNTIERRGSVYKSKNVLYVLTVPAIWSESAKQFMRKAAIKADLAEYQILLALEPEAAALYCRELQKHMVTSAFEPGTKYMVLDMGGGTIDIVVHKIMEDKTLAEVYKASGGDWGGNIVDAEFKAFVTGLFKNEECIDKLWEIAPRDALDFEREFEAKKRQISCNTSLDDIRLQIPNRLKMFANTEIQNQGKSMTLEHIYVDQTQFQGFFKTSKEEIIRIIEKIIGEVGAIELILLVGGFSCSTFLREEIIKYFAFSNIRIISPPERSTVVLKGAVIFGYNPCAVSARICRYTYGIGILEPFDSKKHPQRKRAIIDGKEMCKNVFHVLAYKDEIVKYNEEKTFKSISRHRNKNRKFVSITIELYQAKNVREDQLAFVTDEGFMFIGQIVCMPPENGWPDRVDLITKIYFGQTSIRIENYDTANKEQIKASFELD; encoded by the exons ATGGCTGATCAAGAAAAGCTACCAGTATATGTATCAGAACATATTTCCGACAACTACAACTGGGATATTGTAGTAGCATTTGACATAGGAACAAGCTACTCAGGGTATGCATACAGTGACAGAAAACAGATCAAAGAAAACAAGATCAATCTCAATGAATGGATAGGAAATTTTAGTCATGATAAAACAGCCAAGGCCCCTTCCATCGTCCTACTGAACGAAGACAGATCCTTCAACTCTTTTGGTTATGAAGCAGAGGCAAATTACGCTAAGATGGTTCAGGATAAAACGCACCATAAATGCTACAGATTTTGCAATTTCAAAATGAGACTGTACCACGAAAAG AGCATCAATGAAACTTTTGAGATACAAGAGGACGGAGGGAAAAGGAAGATACCAGCAATTGATATATTTGCACACATAATTAGGGTGTTAAAGGGTCACTTTCAAAACACTATAGAAAGACGCGGATCAGTGTACAAATCTAAAAATGTCCTTTACGTCTTGACAGTTCCTGCAATTTGGTCCGAATCTGCAAAACAGTTCATGAGAAAGGCAGCCATTAAG GCAGATTTAGCAGAGTATCAGATTCTTCTAGCACTAGAACCGGAAGCGGCAGCACTGTACTGTAGGGAACTACAGAAACATATGGTTACATCGGCATTCGAACCAGGAACCAAGTACATGGTCCTTGATATGGGAG GGGGTACCATTGACATAGTGGTTCACAAGATCATGGAGGACAAGACATTAGCGGAAGTCTATAAAGCCAGCGGTGGAGACTGGGGTGGAAATATTGTTGACGCCGAATTTAAAGCGTTTGTCACTGGATTATTCAAGAATGAGGAGTGTATTGATAAGTTATGGGAGATAGCCCCTAGAGATGCTTTAGATTTTGAGAGAGAATTTGAAGCCAAGAAAAGACAAATCAGCTGTAATACAAGTCTGGATGACATCCGACTCCAGATTCCCAATCGattaaaaatgtttgcaaaCACAGAAATCCAAAATCAGGGCAAATCAATGACATTGGAACACATTTACGTTGACCAAACACAGTTCCaaggtttttttaaaacttcaaaagaAGAAATAATTCGCATCATTGAAAAAATCATAGGTGAAGTAGGAGCAATTGAATTGATTTTGTTGGTTGGAGGGTTTTCGTGCTCAACATTTTTAAGAGaggaaataataaaatattttgctttttctaaCATTCGGATCATCTCTCCCCCCGAGCGTAGTACAGTGGTCCTAAAAGGTGCAGTAATTTTTGGTTACAATCCCTGTGCTGTTTCGGCAAGAATCTGTAGATATACCTATGGCATAGGTATTCTCGAGCCCTTTGACAGCAAAAAACACCCTCAAAGAAAACGCGCTATTATTGACGGAAAGGAGATgtgcaaaaatgtttttcatgtCTTAGCGTACAAAGATGAGATAGTAAAGTACAATGAAGAGAAGACTTTTAAGAGTATTTCGCGTCATCGGAACAAGAATAGAAAATTCGTTTCAATAACGATAGAGCTCTATCAAGCTAAGAACGTCAGAGAGGATCAGTTGGCTTTTGTTACAGATGAGGGCTTCATGTTTATAGGACAAATTGTTTGCATGCCCCCTGAAAATGGCTGGCCGGACAGGGTAGACCTTATAACTAAGATATACTTCGGACAGACCAGCATCCGGATAGAGAACTACGATACAGCGAATAAGGAACAGATAAAAGCATCCTTTGAGCTAGACTGA
- the LOC136272620 gene encoding heat shock 70 kDa protein 12A-like, translated as MASQEKIPVQVSECSSMYNWDIVVAIDIGTSYSGYAYSDRKQIKENKINLNEWIGNFSHDKTAKAPSIVLLNEDRSFNSFGYEAEANYAKMVKDKTHHKCYRFRNFKMRLYHEKNITETFEIQDDTGSVSMPAIDIFEHIIRVLKGHFEIAAKGCGSVYKCENVLFVLTVPAIWSESAKEFMKKAAIKAEIAEYQILLALEPEAAALYCRELQDHMLTLAFEPGTKYMVLDMGGGTIDIVVHKIMEDKTLAEVYKASGGDWGGTIVDAEFKVFVTGLFKNEECIDKLWEIAPRDALDFEREFEAKKRQISCNTSLDDIRLQIPNRLKMFANTEIQNQGKSMTLEHIYVDQTQFQGFFKTAKDKIIHIIENIIAEVESVEFLIMVGGFSCSEFLRDSIRSHPAFSTIQVISPPEPGTVVLQGAVKFGYSPRAVSARICRYSYGMRVNKPFGSKIHPQCKLVIIDGDEICKDVFHALVYKNDLIKYDEERSYTGVSRHRNKDRKFVSIEIILYEAKNVREGQLAFVTDEGFKPVGKIVCKPPENGWPDIVNYTIKIYFGQTNIRIETCDTANKVPMKTSFELD; from the exons ATGGCGAGTCAAGAAAAAATCCCGGTTCAGGTATCAGAATGTTCCTCCATGTACAATTGGGATATTGTAGTAGCCATTGACATAGGAACAAGCTACTCAGGGTATGCATACAGTGACAGAAAACAGATCAAAGAAAACAAGATCAATCTCAATGAATGGATAGGAAATTTTAGTCACGATAAAACAGCCAAGGCCCCTTCCATCGTCCTACTGAACGAAGACAGATCCTTCAACTCCTTTGGTTATGAAGCAGAGGCAAATTACGCTAAGATGGTTAAAGATAAAACGCACCATAAATGCTACAGATTTCGCAATTTTAAAATGAGACTTTACCATGAAAAG AACATTACTGAAACGTTTGAGATTCAAGACGACACAGGGAGTGTGTCCATGCCAGCTATTGACATATTTGAACACATAATAAGAGTGCTAAAAGGTCACTTTGAAATCGCTGCCAAGGGCTGCGGGTCAGTGTACAAATGTGAAAATGTCCTTTTCGTCTTGACGGTTCCTGCAATTTGGTCTGAATCTGCAAAGGAGTTTATGAAAAAGGCCGCAATTAAG GCAGAGATAGCAGAGTATCAGATTCTTCTAGCACTAGAACCGGAAGCGGCAGCACTGTACTGTAGGGAACTACAGGATCATATGCTTACACTGGCGTTCGAACCAGGAACCAAGTACATGGTCCTCGATATGGGAG GGGGTACCATTGACATAGTGGTTCACAAGATCATGGAGGACAAGACATTAGCGGAAGTCTATAAAGCCAGCGGTGGAGACTGGGGTGGAACTATTGTTGACGCCGAATTTAAGGTGTTTGTCACTGGATTATTCAAGAATGAGGAGTGTATTGATAAGTTATGGGAGATAGCCCCTAGAGATGCTTTAGATTTTGAGAGAGAATTTGAAGCCAAGAAAAGACAAATCAGCTGTAATACAAGTCTGGATGACATCCGACTCCAGATTCCCAATCGattaaaaatgtttgcaaaCACAGAAATCCAAAATCAGGGCAAATCAATGACATTGGAACACATTTACGTTGACCAAACACAGTTCCaaggtttttttaaaactgccaaagacaaaataattcatatcattGAAAACATCATTGCTGAAGTAGAATCAGTTGAGTTCCTCATAATGGTTGGAGGGTTTTCATGCTCAGAGTTTTTAAGAGACAGCATAAGAAGTCATCCTGCTTTTTCTACCATTCAGGTAATTTCTCCACCCGAACCGGGTACGGTGGTCCTTCAAGGTGCTGTGAAGTTTGGCTACAGTCCTCGTGCTGTTTCGGCAAGAATCTGCCGTTATTCATACGGTATGCGCGTAAATAAGCCGTTTGGGAGCAAGATTCACCCTCAATGCAAACTTGTTATCATTGATGGTGATGAGATATGCAAAGATGTTTTTCATGCCTTGGTGTACAAAAATGACTTAATAAAGTACGACGAAGAGAGAAGTTATACCGGAGTTTCTCGACATCGAAACAAGGATAGGAAATTTGTTTCAATAGAAATTATCCTTTACGAAGCCAAGAACGTCAGAGAGGGTCAGTTGGCTTTTGTTACAGATGAAGGGTTCAAACCTGTTGGAAAAATTGTTTGCAAGCCCCCTGAAAATGGTTGGCCAGACATCGTAAACTATACAATTAAGATATACTTCGGTCAGACTAACATCCGGATAGAAACCTGCGATACGGCAAATAAAGTACCCATGAAGACATCGTTTGAGTTAGACTGA
- the LOC105336614 gene encoding heat shock 70 kDa protein 12A, with protein MADQEKPTDQTSDHLSRYKCDIVVALDVGTSYSGYAYSDKKEIKREDINLNEWSGNFTHDKKAKCPTVVMLNEDKSFNSFGYKAEDFYAKMVKDKTHLKYYRFRDFKMKLYHEKNVTETFEIQDERKCISLPAIDIFKHAIKALKDHFEEAAKDRGVVFKPEEVLYVLTVPAIWSESAKEFMKKAAMKAGIAECQILLALEPEAAALYCKTLPDRMQTYSFESGTKYMVLDMGGGTIDIVVHKIMEDGTLAEVYKASGGDWGGTIVDKEFKAFVYNLFKNDQCINQLWEVAPRDALDFEREFEAKKRQIGDDDDDDIRLKLPERLKMFANIEFGDKKIESITLAHIYVQNEEFRDFFKTARDKIIGAIENIFAEVGTIDFIVLVGGFSCSHFLRNEIKRHPSFSSIKFISPKDPDKVVLQGAVLFGYYPRAVTARICRYTYGIGVCEVFDSKIHPLGKRANIDGDEKCIDVFDVLVNKDELVKYDEVRTKNLQSTHRNKDQKFVKKKVELYQTKNMVEGQLAFVTDEGFQSIGKIVWTPPDSGWPDRVDYTVKIYFGQTSIRIETYETANKEHIKSTFELD; from the exons ATGGCGGATCAAGAAAAACCCACAGATCAGACATCAGACCATCTTTCGAGATACAAATGTGATATAGTTGTAGCCTTAGATGTAGGAACTAGCTACTCGGGGTATGCTTACAGCGAcaaaaaagagataaagagagaagaCATCAATCTAAACGAATGGAGTGGAAATTTTACCCATGATAAAAAGGCCAAGTGCCCGACCGTTGTGATGCTGAATGAAGACAAATCGTTCAACTCTTTTGGTTATAAAGCAGAGGATTTTTACGCGAAGATGGTTAAGGACAAAACTCACCTTAAATATTACAGATTCCGAGACTTTAAGATGAAACTGTATCATGAAAAG aATGTCACGGAAACTTTTGAGATACAAGACGAGAGAAAGTGCATATCTCTACCTGCAATAGATATATTTAAACACGCAATAAAGGCGCTTAAGGATCATTTTGAAGAGGCCGCCAAGGACAGGGGAGTGGTATTCAAACCTGAGGAAGTCCTCTATGTCTTGACGGTTCCTGCTATTTGGTCCGAATCCGCCAAAGAGTTCATGAAAAAGGCTGCAATGAAG GCTGGGATAGCAGAGTGTCAGATTCTCCTTGCGTTAGAGCCAGAGGCGGCAGCCCTCTATTGTAAGACTTTACCGGACCGAATGCAGACATATTCGTTCGAGTCAGGAACCAAGTACATGGTCCTGGATATGGGAG GGGGCACCATAGATATAGTGGTTCACAAAATCATGGAGGACGGTACCCTAGCGGAAGTCTATAAAGCCAGCGGTGGTGACTGGGGAGGGACTATCGTTGACAAAGAATTTAAAGCTTTCGTctacaatttatttaaaaatgatcaatgtATTAACCAGCTATGGGAGGTAGCTCCTAGAGATGCTTTAGATTTTGAAAGAGAGTTTGAAGCCAAGAAAAGACAAATCGGCGATGACGATGATGACGACATCCGACTTAAGCTCCCTGAACGGTTAAAGATGTTTGCAAACATAGAATTCGgagataaaaaaattgaatcaatcACATTAGCACACATATACGTTCAAAATGAAGAATTCAGGGACTTTTTCAAAACAGCGAGGGACAAAATTATTGGTGccattgaaaacatttttgcaGAGGTAGGAACAATCGATTTTATCGTCTTAGTCGGGGGATTTTCATGTTCACATTTTCTAAGAAATGAGATAAAACGCCACCCCAGTTTCTCTTCTATAAAGTTTATCTCCCCAAAAGATCCTGACAAAGTTGTCCTGCAGGGGGCCGTTTTATTCGGCTACTATCCTCGTGCTGTTACGGCAAGAATTTGTAGATATACCTACGGAATAGGTGTTTGTGAAGTCTTTGATAGCAAGATACATCCTCTTGGAAAACGTGCTAATATTGACGGCGATGAGAAGTGTATAGATGTTTTTGATGTCTTGGTAAACAAAGATGAGTTAGTAAAGTATGACGAAGTGAGGACGAAAAATTTACAATCAACTCATCGCAACAAGGatcaaaaatttgttaaaaaaaaggttgAACTTTATCAAACTAAGAACATGGTAGAGGGTCAGTTGGCATTTGTTACCGATGAAGGGTTTCAGTCTATTGGAAAAATTGTTTGGACGCCTCCTGATAGTGGTTGGCCGGACAGGGTAGACTATACAGTCAAAATTTACTTTGGACAGACTAGCATTCGGATAGAGACCTACGAAACAGCGAATAAAGAACACATTAAGTCAACCTTTGAGCTAGACTAA